CCTTCCGGCCATTTCATCGCCTGGGTTGATATCCCGCAATACTCTTTAATGATGTTCGCCAGGAGCACCAGCACGATTTAGGTCTTGGGAAAAGGAGATTGATCATTCTCCCAGCGCACCACGGTACTACAGGCAACACAAAAAGCACGGGCCAAGTGGGCCTGCGTCCAAGGAATTTTACACAAAACTCTCGAAACCACTGGCTACGAGACGGGCTGCAAAGAAAGTCTGGATCCAGATCAACAAGGGATACCGGTGCAGTCATCGAGGCATCTCCAAGGCAATACTACTTAGGGCAGCGCAGAGGGTGGGGGGCACAAAATCAGAGACCTATTGCTAGTAGTTTATCCGGCCCCCAATTTACGGGGAGAATTTTACTAAGGCCGCATGGCGAGGCACTAGGTGCTATTTTTGGCGGGGACGGGATATCTTCCAAGGTGAAACCACTATGGCTGCTTCACGTACACGATGCTTCCAATTGAGGTGGTATTGGCTCTTTCTGCTTAAGAATCTAAGGGGTGATCTTGTGGATGTGTGTAGACATGCCTTGGTAGGTGCTGGTGTTGCTGATCAATCAGGATAACAACATGAAGTGAAGATGTAGTAGAGGTAAAGCTGTAACTGAATTCACTCCGGAGTGGTTTTGTGTCCAACCCGGAATGGTTCTAATGACAGAATCTCGGTGTTTAGTTTTCAGTTTTCAGTCAACGTTAGTATTTCCACATCAAATGAATCTGGAACAATCAAACTGCCCATTTGTTCTGCATATTTTTCTTGTCGCATACCCATGTAAGCTTGAAAGTCTTCAGCACTTTCCCAAATTTCCCACATAATGACTCTGTGTTTTTCTTCGTCTACTGACTGCCATACGTGTTTGCAACCTTTGGAACCCCTTGTTATTGGCAAACCTGTAGGGTCAGTTGCCCAAGCCAAAAACTCTGCCATCCTCCCTTCAGTAATACTAACTTTGATTGTTACTGCTGCACTCATACAAACCGTAATTAATTAAATTTTAGTTGATCAATTATGCTGACTGATTGTCATCGGATAATTTAGTAGAGATTCGTCTGAAACAATTGTGAATGTTCCTGTCTCGACCTTCACTCCTGCTTCTATTCTTCTTTGAGTAAGTTCTTCATCTGCCTGGAATTTTTGGAGGTGTTCCATAGATTCAAAACGAATGACTGCATGCAATTTGGTTTCATCATTGGCTTGGGGTCCAGCAAAAACCATAGTCATTCCATATTCCTTCATTTTTTCACCACTTGCTTTGACCATGTCTTTCCAAGTCTGGAACCCTTTGGTGATTTCAATCGTGGTAACAACAAGCATAGTTTCCTTTCAGTAGGTAGTGTTTTTAGGTTAGATGTTGCCCGGCCAAGGAGTGCTCTGAACTTAATTTAAATGTTTGGTGGGGGATACGGTGGGGGAAAAGAACCAGGCTAAACAATATCTGCTGGGAAAGCTTTGAATTGAATCGCTTTTTTCGTGGCGGGGTCGACGGGGCTCGAACCCGCGACCTCTGGCGTGACAGGCCAGCGTTCTGACCAACTGAACTACGACCCCGTACGGATGGGAGCTTTTTTCATTGGGAGTGGTGGGCGCTACAAGGATCGAACTTGTGACCTACGGTTTGTAAGACCGTCGCTCTCCCAGCTGAGCTAAGCGCCCAACGAAAAAGAAGAATAGTATGATCTGTTTTTTTGGAGTGCAAGCTATTTCTATGCTTTGGCAGATCGAACCGATGCCAATGAAGAGGCAATAAAACAGGCAACCCCAAAGCTAATAAAGATGTCAGCTAAATTGTTGACAAAAAAACTAACCTCAAACCAACGGAAATGAAAAAAGTCCGTCACTTGCCCGAACCAAACTCTATCAACAAGATTGCCCATTGCTCCAGGTAAAATCCAGGTTAGTCCCTGCTTGGTCCATTCATCCAGTTCAAGCCAATAGCGCAGTTGATAAAAGATCATCCCAGCAATTGCCAAGACGGAAATTCCAATGAGCAAAGGGAGACGAATCGAATCATTTAAATCTGAGAGGAAACTAAAACTGACCCCACGATTCTGCACATGGGTCAGATCAATCAAATTAGGTATTAAGGTTGTCAATTCAT
The sequence above is drawn from the SAR324 cluster bacterium genome and encodes:
- the lspA gene encoding signal peptidase II; its protein translation is MKLWHSTVIIAVLLAIDLVSKIWIRANVPLYELTTLIPNLIDLTHVQNRGVSFSFLSDLNDSIRLPLLIGISVLAIAGMIFYQLRYWLELDEWTKQGLTWILPGAMGNLVDRVWFGQVTDFFHFRWFEVSFFVNNLADIFISFGVACFIASSLASVRSAKA